The following proteins are encoded in a genomic region of Oceanisphaera profunda:
- a CDS encoding DUF3047 domain-containing protein, giving the protein MLTRTLCAATLYTATLYTAILGCLFWALSAPVFALAFSPAVMLGWEPKSFAGDTEYRLVLDPQLQQQVIRASSRAAASGLFYEQRIDLDATPWLSWRWRVEQFPTVANERDKAGDDFSVRVYVVVRDGWTRLSSKAISYVWAQQAEVGQAWENPFAGDKAMMWALRNRQDGDGWVNEKRNIKADLRRLFGKDFRYLEAVAIMSDADNSKSSAIGYYTSLVFTRD; this is encoded by the coding sequence GGCTGCTTGTTCTGGGCGTTATCTGCTCCGGTCTTCGCCTTGGCGTTTTCTCCGGCGGTCATGCTGGGCTGGGAGCCCAAAAGCTTTGCCGGCGATACCGAATATCGGCTGGTGCTTGATCCCCAACTGCAGCAGCAAGTGATACGGGCCAGTAGCCGAGCGGCGGCGTCGGGTCTTTTCTATGAGCAACGGATCGATCTGGATGCGACTCCTTGGCTCAGCTGGCGCTGGCGAGTAGAGCAATTTCCGACTGTAGCCAATGAGCGCGATAAGGCGGGGGATGATTTCTCGGTGCGAGTCTATGTGGTAGTTCGCGACGGCTGGACCCGACTGAGCAGCAAGGCTATCAGCTACGTTTGGGCGCAGCAGGCGGAGGTGGGGCAGGCTTGGGAGAATCCCTTCGCCGGCGATAAGGCGATGATGTGGGCGCTGCGTAATCGCCAAGATGGTGATGGCTGGGTCAATGAAAAACGCAATATTAAGGCGGATTTGCGGCGGCTGTTCGGCAAAGACTTTCGTTATCTTGAAGCCGTCGCCATTATGAGTGACGCCGATAACAGCAAGAGCAGTGCTATCGGTTATTATACGAGTCTGGTTTTTACCCGCGACTAA